aaaGACATGTAAttacacagagagagagagagagagagagagagagagagagagagagaaagtagcATAAGATAAAGAATGGAAGAGGTAGGATTAGAAAAGAGAGGAAATGAAAATTTGGGTGACCTTGTGTAATCGTCAGCCTAGTCCATTTTCTATGTTTTGCTTCGCTTGTCAAGCATCTCACCCTATTATATATAAGGATGATTTagtaatttcatataatttaaaagtaatttcatataatttaaaaattctctTTAAATAAGGATGTAAAGTGTGATGGAAAAACGATCAAATCATAAATCAAATCATAGGAggttaaatgtaattttttcatgatattttaatgaaataactTAACTTAAATCATAGActttattagaaattaactaTACACCGAGATATAAAGAACTATTTATTCACTCATCACTTAAACATAATATAGTATTTATTCATTGTGCAGTGgcaatttttaagttttggatTGCTTTTAAGGGGTTTTCAATCTCAGTAAATTTCATTTACTAATCTCCATAATATTTACGTTTAAGGAACAATATTTCACCTGTTTGCATTTTGGCTCCTAGCAAGAGAGTTCTTTGACGTCTTTTCAAGCCATGATAATCACTAATCTTTTTTTCCATCCATTCAGGCTGAGGTGAGGAGTTTGTTGATAGTGGCCACGAGTTCTGATATGGCCGGAGTTTTGATACcgtcgagaaaaaaaaaaacttctgaaAAGTATAATTCAATTCTTGAACTTGAGTTTTAGgtgttgaagagaaaaaaatgttttttaaaaaattgaaattaagacTACTtatcttgaaataaaattattattttttaataacattcaataataacatgtttttcaaataaaatgctaatattagtctttattttaaatataataatatctgaTGACTaacttttgtaattaaaaaataatttcatggatatttaataaaaaataattttttgttaatttttgtacaatttttctaaattaaattttattgtcatttttcCATACAATCTTATAAGAATTATTAAgctataacttcttttttttttaattgaaacttgtTCTAACAATTATaatagaaagtttttttttagaaatccatgcataaataaaaattatttatgctttctaaaaagtaaaatttgtagaaaggaaaggaagaattaataaaatataaaatttcatgaaaaagcataaaatgaaaggaaaaacaaatagtttagtatataatttttaaattcaatccgGAATCAATTCGTGGTAATTCTCAAATTACAAGTCTAGTTTGACTTATgttaacttaatttaattttttattttataaaaaaaattattttaatataaattttttaaaaaaatcaataaattttgacTTAATTTCTTCCCTGATCAAGGCATGAATCAATCCAAAATTTCAACCATCAAGTCTCCACCTATTTTCATCAAAAGGCTGTTCTAGACCCCGAATTATCCAAATCATGTACAAACTTGCCGGTCACAATCGTTGCTGGGAGCTTCATATATACTATTcttgtataaaatattataaaatagttGAATGCCaagaaaactaataaaacaaaaatacagaATAGGAACTTTGCCACGTTGTTTCTAAAGTAGCTGAAGGTGGTAAACATACACATCAGCTTAATTCAATATCTTACCCTTTCCAGGAattcaagtttttctttctttctttttcttccagaTATTAAGCATGGTGTGTTTAACGAATTAAGAAGctgttttggattttgatttattaaaatatgtatCTGTACACATCACTGAAGATCGGCCTCATAGCTCTGGTTAAAAAAATAGGGATTTCGTAGCTGTATTTTGGCCACTCTTGAGTGTTGGTGTAATCTTCACTCAACAGATTATGCCAAGCATACTTCTGCTGGCTGCACACTATTACAGCTTCTTTGTTAACAGCTATAGaattttcatgtatttaaaGAGTttcgtgttttaaaaatatttttgaaataattattttattttattttattttttatatttccagataattttaatgtactgataaaaaataaattttaaaaaataaaaaaaatattattttaatatatttacaagtaaaaaatatttttaaaaaaaactgctacTAATGAGCTATTATGACAAAAGAATCTATCTTTTAACACATGTACATGACTGCAAGACCTGATCAAGAAAATCTGTAAAGATACATGATTTGAGAAAACCTGATAATTAGGATGTTGTGGAAAAGATCGAACAAAATTTGCAGAAAGTCATCTCTAGAAACATAATGTCAGCAGATTCATCCTCATACTATAGAGATCAGTAGTCATGTTTAGGAAATGCAAACAAGATCAGGAGGAAAATCAAACTGGCAATCAGAACTGCACATTCTTCTCACCTTCAGACAGGAGCTGAAAATTAGGGCGAATTTTTAGTCGAGAAAGCAATGGGGACGATGAGAACTTGCCACAATAAGATCAAGAGAGAGTCGCCGCTCTTTTTTTTGTCCTTGCCCTGCTGCTCCCTGGCTAGTTTTACTTACTGATTTAAGACTTTTAAGGATCAACTGCCATTAACAAACCAAGGTGACAGAGACATGCAGCGAGCTAAACTCTGCAAGTAGAAAATCAGGAATACCAGCAATCATAgttggggaaaaaaatattactaatttAACCACAGCAGCACTTTTTCGTATGTACTATTTAATGCTTGCCTTCTACTGCATCCACTTGCACACTATAAAGCATCATTCAATTATCATTCACAAACTCCCACAATTGAGAGAATATCAGATTCATGCAAGTCTcacatggaaaacaaaaaaaaaatcactaaaaccCAGAATTCAACATGCGAAACCTTTACAGAAATATATAGCAAGCATAAGCTCCTCTCAAACACAAACCCTATAAAAGCTTTGAAAATCTGCACAGTTACTTGTGGCCCGAAGCCTGAAGAAGTCCATCTCGAATCTGAGTAGCAACATCGCGAATAGCACCAGGCCCATGAGGAATAAACACAGTAGAGGATTTTGAGGCAGCACCGATTTCCTTCATTGTGTCGAAGTACTGGGTGACCAGGACCATGTCCATGACATCCTTTGCAGAGGTCCCTGGCACATTCTCAGAGAAGCCCAACACGCTATCTCTCAAGCCATCCACAATTGCTTGTCGCTGGCGAGCAATACCCAGTCCAGAGAGATACTTTGATTCAGCCTCACCCTCAGCTCTCTTGATTTGTAGAATCTTCTCAGCCTCTGCCTTCTCATTAGCCGCCACTCTCAGTCTTGCAGCTGAGAAAGAGACAGGTTTATCAGGAAAAGCTGATGAGCGACACATGCAAAGATTCTGAAATCTCTCAACGTTGATATCACAGAAAAATCCAATCAGAAGAATCATGAAAGTGACTGGAGTTAATAGACATTATTCACTACAGGAGATGTTGAATTCACAAGGGTAGGATATCATCTGGACCAAAGAAATGCAGTGCAAGATTAATaccaaatacaaaacaaaaaaatgatgatgggAAAATCTACATTGAAGGGGGCAATTTAGAAAGGGGGCAATTACAAGAACCAGTTGAACAAATCTCAACCTGGTGAAATGCACACTGTCTGTCTACAAATATAACTGTTCAACACCTGTAATTAAACTGTCCACCTATCCCAGTAACGGAAGTCATTAAAAGGGGTTCTGCACTAATCAACTCAGTGTTGAGATACCAATACATTACCTGCATTGATCTCATTCATTGCCCGCTTCACATGCTCATCTGGTTCTATATCAACAATGAGCGTTTGCACAATCTCATATCCATAAGCAGACATAGCCTGCAAGAAATTATTAGATGATGCCATTAGACCATTGGGGAAAATGCCAAAATTTGTGGAAGCTTGATCTCTAACTATGTATTCACTTTTCACAATATGACAAGGCCAAATACTTAATCTAGATGATTACCTTTCCAAGTTCATCTTCCACAGCTTTGGCTATCTCATTCTTCTGCTCAAACACATCATCGAGATTAAGTTTTGGGACACTGGCCCTTATtactaaagagaaaaaacaaatatacaggGAAGACCTGCTCAGCTTACAATGTGAAGAATAAATGAATCAGAAATCAAAGGTAACAAGAATAGCAAATATCCAACTGTACTGCACTTATTACCATCAAAAACATAAGCCTGGATTTGAGTCCTTGTGTTGGTTAGTTTGTAGAAAGCATCACTTGCCTTGTCTG
The genomic region above belongs to Populus alba chromosome 12, ASM523922v2, whole genome shotgun sequence and contains:
- the LOC118028985 gene encoding hypersensitive-induced reaction 1 protein codes for the protein MGNLCCCVQVDQSSVAIKETFGKFEAVLDPGCHCLPWFLGSQLAGHLSLRLQQLDVRCETKTKDNVFVNVVASIQYRALADKASDAFYKLTNTRTQIQAYVFDVIRASVPKLNLDDVFEQKNEIAKAVEDELGKAMSAYGYEIVQTLIVDIEPDEHVKRAMNEINAAARLRVAANEKAEAEKILQIKRAEGEAESKYLSGLGIARQRQAIVDGLRDSVLGFSENVPGTSAKDVMDMVLVTQYFDTMKEIGAASKSSTVFIPHGPGAIRDVATQIRDGLLQASGHK